In the Terriglobus sp. RCC_193 genome, GCATTTACCTGTGCGGCGCTGATCTGATCTGCAATCACAAGGCGATCCGCAGCGCTGGTGGTGGGAACATTGTGATCTACCGTTGCAATGTGACGGTCAGGCCGACGCAGTTTACGGCCTGTCATGCGCAGACCGTCGAAGGCCTGCGGCGAAGTGACTTCATGCACAAGCTGCAGATCGACATATAGGATGGCAGGTTCGCCTTCCGGTTCTGCAACCAGATGCTGCTGCCAGACTTTTTCAAACAGTGTCTTTGGTGCGGACATTGTGGCTTACCTCTGGGGCAAAAGCCCGTGTTGCTCGATAGAAAATATTTAGGAAGCAGCGGCTCCAAGTTCAGCAGTGACCTGATCCAGGATGAGTTGCCCCATCTTCGATGTGCTGACAGTCTGCTGTCCGGCAATGTCGCCGCGAGCAATATCGGTTGTGCGATAACCCGCTTCCAACACCTTCACCACAGCGTCTTCAATGATCTTTGCTTCGGCATTCAGACCGGCGGAATGACGCAGAACAAGCGCTGCGGTGAGAATCGCGCCAATGGGATTTGCCTTGCCCTGTCCTGCAATATCCGGTGCGGAACCATGTACGGGCTCGTACAGGTTCACCTTGCCACCAAGCGTGGCAGACGGCAGCATGCCCAGCGATCCGGTGATGACGCCGCTCTCATCGGAGAGGATGTCGCCAAACAAATTCTCAGTAAGCACCACATCAAAATCACGCGGACGATTCATCAGGTGGATTGCCATCGAATCCACAAGCTGATGTTCCAGCGTCACGGTGGGATAATCCTTCGCAACCTCAGTGACTACGGCGCGCCACAACTGCGAGCACTCCAGCACATTGGCCTTGTCCACGCTGGTGACCTTCTTCTTATCGCGCTTGGCGGCGATATCGAATGCGATCTTTGCAACGCGTTCCACTTCATGGCGTGTATAGACCATTGTGTTGTGTGCGCGGTCGGTCGTCTTGTCCCATGCGCGCGGCTGGCCGAAGTAAAGACCACCCAACAGCTCACGAACAAAGAGGATGTCCACGCCTGCGGTAATCTCCGGGCGCAGCGGCGAGTTATCGGCCAGTGCCTTGTAGGCCGTTGCAGGGCGCAGGTTCGCAAAGCCGCCAAGTTCTGCACGAATCTTCAGCAGACCTGCTTCCGGGCGTTCGCTGGGCGGAAGGGAATTGAACTTGTTATCGCCCACTGCGCCAAGAAGTGCAGCGTCGCTGGCCAGTGTTGCTTTTAGTGTCGCTTCCGGCAGCGGTGTACCGTGCGCATCAATCGCCGCGCCGCCAATCAGCAGCGAGGTGTAAGTAAAGGTATGTCCACCAGCGGCTGCAACGGTGTTCAGCATGTTGACTGCTTCGTTGGTAACTTCCGGGCCGATGCCGTCACCGGCGAGGAGTGCAATCTTCAGATTCATCGTCGTCGAAACTTTCCTTGCAAAATGGTTGCGAATCGCAGCAGAACGCATGGGATGAGCTGCGATGAACGGTTAGGAATAGGAACTATACAGTTGCAGACTGCGGCACCAGCGCTGTGATGTCCTGATCGTAGATATCCTTCTTGCGATCAGCCAGGGCAGTAAAGCGCGTGTAGACCTGATCCAGCTCATCTTTCGTCAGATTGAAGCCAAGTTCCTTCAGGCGATGTTCCAACGCACGACGGCCGCTGTGCTTGCCCAGCACGATCGTGTTGGAGTTCACACCAAAGTGCGCGGCGGACATGATCTCGTACGTCAGCGGATTGGCCAGCACACCGTGCTGATGAATACCGCTGGCATGTGCGAACGCATTCTTGCCCACGATTGCTTTGTTGGGCGAAGGCGTGAACGAGATGATCTCGTCCAACATGCGGCTTGTCGGCCCAATCTGATCCAGCACCAGATTGTTGGTATAGGGGTACAGGTCGTTCCGAATCTTCAGAATTGCCGCTACCTCTTCCAGAGAAGCGTTCCCTGCACGCTCGCCAATGCCATGCATGGCTACTTCTACCTGGCGTGCGCCACCCTGCAGGCCCGCAACGGTGTTGATGACGGCAAGGCCAAGGTCGTCATGGCAGTGCGTGGAAAAGATGATCTTGTCTGCATTGGGAATACGGCCGCGAACCATCTCAAACATGGCGCAGTATTCCACAGGCGTGGAGTAGCCCACGGTATCCGGAAGGTTGATGGTGGTTGCTCCAGCATCAATCGCTGCCTGCACAATCTGAATCAGAAAGTCCGGGTCAGAACGTGTGGCATCTTCGGCGGAAAACTCCACATCATCGGTATAGCTCCTGGCCAGACGCACGCATTCTGCTGCCTGATCCAGTGCCTGCTGGCGCGAGATGCGCAGCTTCGCTTCCAGGTGAAGATCACTGGATGCAATGAAGACGTGGATGCGGTTTGATGCGGCTGGCTCAATGGCTTTTCCGGCGCGTTCCACGTCAATGGTCTTGCAGCGGGCCAGCGCGGCAATGCGCGGACCTTTCACTTCGCTTGCAATCGCACGAACCGATTCAAAGTCGCCGTCAGACGCGATAGGAAAGCCGGCTTCAATAATATCCACGCCAAGCGCCGCAAGCTGATGGGCGAAGCGGAGCTTCTCCGCATGGTGCATGGTGCAGCCCGGTGATTGTTCACCGTCACGCAACGTTGTGTCGAAGAAATACACGCGATCCGAAGCAGTGCTCATGGTTTCCTCTTGAAACACAGTATAGCGATAAGCAATCCTTATATGCAGTGATAGCATCATCATAAGTTTTTATAGCGAATGAGGTGGTCGGACTGCATGTCGGCTTCTTCGGAGAAATGCCGTGGATCTGTTTGCCCTGGAAACCTTTCTTGCTGTAGCGGAAGAGCGCAGTTTCTCGCGGGCGGCCGTTCGTCTGCACCGCACGCAGCCTGCTGTCAGCCAGGCCATTTCGAAGCTGGAAGGCGAGCTCGGTGAGGCGCTTTTTGACAGGGGGGCCCGTGATGCCACGCTCACCGATGCGGGGGAGGTCCTTCGCGAATACGCTCAGAAACTGCTGAACCTGCGTGTGGAAGCAAGGCACGCCCTGGGTGAGTTGCGCAGCCTGCACCGCGGGAGCCTGAATCTCGCTGCCAACGAATACACCTGTCTTTATTTGCTGCCTGTGCTGGACCGCTTCCGGCGTGTACATCCCCGGATCAAGGTCACTGTGCAGCGTAGCCTGGCAAGCCGCATTCCGGATGATGTGCTTCTGCATTCCGTGGAGATTGGCGTGCTCAGCTTTAAACCGGAAGACCGCGCGCTGAAATCCATCGTGGTCTATCGCGATGAGCTTGCGTTTGTCGTGAATCCTCGACATCCGATGGCGAAAACGGAAGAGGTGTCGATCCGTGATCTTGGTGGACAGCACTTTGTTGCGCACAATGTCCCTTCACCGCAGCGCGACAAGGTGTTCGAGGCCTTTCGCCGGCATCGTACGAACCTTCTTATTGATGTGGAATTGCCCAGCCTGGAGGCAGTCCGTCGTTTCGTGGAGCTGGGAAACGGCGTGGCGCTGGTTCCTGCACTCACAGTGGAACGAGAGCTGAAGTCCGGTGCCCTCACCCGCGTCCGCGTTAAAGAACTGCAGATGGAGCGCAAGCTGCGGCTGGTCCATCGGCGCGAGGCGAACCTCTCCCATGCCGCGATTGAGTTTCTGCGTGGTGTCCGGGAGTACGCGGAGGCCACGGAAGGGTCGTATTGTTTCCTGCCGGAACGGGGCGATTGAGCCTCCGAGCGAAAGGAAAGTTTTCATTTCTGAAAGATTCGCTGCTCACCGAATAGCAGTGCCGCAGTCCTAACAGGTACAATCAGAAGCTGTACGTCCTCTGCGCGCGCCCGAACGGCGCCACACCGAACGACGTTGAGGTTGGTCATACGAATGAAGAAAACGATGTGGATGTGCGCCCTGCTCGCTGGCGCGTTAGCGGCTCATGCTCAGGAGAGCCGGCAGGATGTAAGCATCAGCGCTTTGGGGAATATTCCTCCCCAGGTCAATGGGCGCGGTATTCAGGTCAATGCAGATATGGCATTGGGCGCGCTGGCCAGCTACCGTTTTATGCTGACCCCGCGTAGCGCTCTGGAAGCGAACTACGGTTTCTCGCAGTACATGACACAACTGCGGAATACGAGCTTCAATACCTACCAGATTCACACACGCCAGCAGGAAATCTCCTTTGGCTACGTGTATAGCCGCAACTACCGTAACTACAATCCGTTCGCGGAAGTCGGTATTGGCGCGTACGTGTTTTCGCCCATTCGCGATTTCGACACGCAGTCTCTGGACGCCAAGCGTCAGATGAGTCTCGGCGGCTTCTTCGGAGCCGGTGTTGCGTATGAAATCAGCCCCAGCTATGACATCCGCATCGGCTATCGCGGCGCTATCGTGAAGACGCCCAGCTTCAAGCTGCCGTCAGACGCCTACAACACGGGCCGCTACGAAGTGATCTCCATGCCGACGCTCGGTGTTGCTTACCACTTCTAAAAACGCCGCATATGTTTCAACAGAAAAGCCCCGGAGCAATCCGGGGCTTTTCTGTTGCTGAAATCCTGCAGCAGCGACTAGTGGAAGTGATACGCCACGCCTACGCTGAATGCCTGAGGGGCAAGAGAACTGCCGCTGGATGGAAAACTAAACCAGTGCTGGTAGTCGTAATCGCCCCGGAGATTGATGGAACGGGTGAGGTTGTAATCCAGGCCACCCCCAAAAGCCATCAAGTTGTAGGCGAGGTTGGCGCGATCATACGGAAAGTTGAATACACCACGGCCATACGAAACGCGTGCATAGGGATTAAACCGATTCTTGCGGAGGATAACGTATCGACCGCCGAGTTCGTAGGTACGTTCGTAGAGTTTGTCATTGTTCGGGGTGTTTGCCTGGCGGAAATTAAATTCCACACCCCAGTGAGGTTTGAAATCGTATGCGGCATATGCACCCCAGCCACGATAATGCGGCCCATAGTCTGACGACACGATGGTGAAATACCCACCCGCCTGTAGATCGGCTTTGCGATAGGCTGTGGCAGTACCTGCCTGGCCATTCGCGTGTGCCGGAAAGTGCGAGCAAAGGAATACGGTGGCAAGCACCGCAGCAAGCTTGGATTTCTGTCTTCGTAGCGGCAAGAGGACTCCTTTGTGCTGTAGCTCAATTTTGTCCGGGCTTTTAACCCTTAGCCCTTGCACATACCTTGGGAACTATGAGGCGGCAAACAGGTCTCTTCTGCTCTTTTAACGTTTATGAAGGCCCTGGGCTTAGACGATGGATAGTTGGGGGACTTGTCTAAGCCGGACGAGTCTATCGTTCCCTCGTCCGGCCTGACCCATCACTGTTGCGGCGGGGCGGGCGGATTTGCCGTTCCGGTTGTGCCAGCCGCAGGGGCGGGCGTCGCGGTTGTATCCGCAGGAGGTGCACCGGCGGACGGTTGAGCTTGTGCGGGAGCTGCTTGCGTTCCGGTACCTGCAGCCGGAGCGCCGATGGCATTGCCGTTTGCGTCGGTGGTTGCAGCGGCACCTGCCGCTGCTGCCGCCGCTGCGCCTGCTCCCGCACCATCAACTGGAGGCTTGTAGTAGCTCAGCTTCAGGTAGACCGGAGTAACTTCAAACGGCATCTTGTCGCGCGAGGAAAGCAGTGGTTCGTACGATGCGTGCATCTGCACCACCTGATCCGTCCAGGGATCAAAGCGCAGGAAGGACGACAGTGGCATGGCCGCGTTCTGCTTCAGGTCGTTCTGATCCAGCTTCGGACCTTTACCGACTAATGGCTGGAGCCAGAAGGTGTTCGTCTTTACATCCTTGATCAGCGAATCACCAACCATCGGATCGTTCAGCGCGGTGAGTGCCTTTGCGCGATCCTGAAGCTGTGCCAGGTAAAGACCAAACTGGCTTGCTGCCTCGTTCAGTTCCTTGGGCTGCAGCAGTTCCAGGGTCTTCTTTGCTGCCTCTTCGTTGTCCTTATCCGTGTGATGCATCGGGATCTTCTGGAACGCCGAAGTATCAGGGAAGAGGAGACGATCATTGAACGCGTACTTCGTGTCCAGGCGATGTCCCTGGAGGATGTGCGCAACCTGGAAGGCGATGACCGCGTACAGGTTGTTCACCTGTTCGTTGTTATTGCCCGGAACAGCAGTGGTGTCAATCAGGCCCTTGGACAGAACGATGGTATTGCCAATCGACAACGACTCCAGCGGTTCCGTCAGCAGGGTACGCACGCGGATGGGGCGTGCCACCTGAATGTTGTTATAAGCCAGAATATTGCCGGCAATCTGCTCCAGAATCTTGTCGAAGTCTGAAGGAGAATCCAGCAGGCCAGCCTGGAAAAGCCGGTTCACGACATTATCTTCTGCCTGCTGCACCCATGCACGCTGTGCGCCAAGCGGAGAGACATCCTGAGCGTCGTTCGAGACGTCCGTTGCGCCCTGAACCTCCACATCCACATTCTCGGCATCGCTTGTGGGAACCTTCAGCGCGTATCCCCAGACGTGGTTCACTGCCTTGAACTTCACGGTGTTTTCCGTGCTCTTCGGATCGCTCTCTTCTACGTAGAACGACGTCGGCAGCCACAGGTTCTCCTGCGCGTTGGTGCGCCAGGAATCGAAGTGGTAGAACTCGCGGAAGTCTTTTTCGCTGCCGGCAAACGAGCCATTAAAACGAACGATATTTCCGTTGCGGCGCTCCACCCAGATGCGGCCAAAGAAGCGACCGCGGGAGCCGCCTTTGGCGGGTTCCACGTCGAAGACCATCGTGGGCACGGAGCCGAGAAAGTCATTGCGGACAAAGCCAAAGTTGTAGTTCGTCTTGTCGAAACCGTGGGCATCCACCAGGATCATCTGGACAAATCCCACTTCATTGAATTGAAGGTGGAACTGCTTGTTGATGCCGGTAATGTACGACATGGAACTCTTGAAGAATCCCTTGGACTTGTGGTCCGCGGTCTCGTAGCTTTCTCCATTGAGAACCTTCTTGAAGTCCACTCGGCCCAGAAAGTGCTGGTCAGAAACCGGGACCTGCAGAAGCGCCGGATCGGGCTTCATATTCTGGATGTAGGTCTCAACGAGTGGCGCACGTTCCTGAATAACTTTAATGACTTCCTGCTCACGCGCGATGGCTTTATCCAACAGCGCGGACTGGGCCGGGGTTAACTTGCGTGCGGGTAGATCATCCTTTTTCTTCTTGCTCAGGATTGGAAATGCAGCCAGCGCCGGCATCGCCGAAGCGGTGAGAAGCGTGGCGGCAACACCCACGATGCAAGACCTGCGAAGGTTCCTCATGGTTTGAACGGCTCCTATGAAGTTCCGGGTAGGGAACAGGTTTCAGCGTACACAAAATCTGACCGGAATTAAGCCAGAGTCTCTTACCAAAGTAGGAGACCCTGCCGTTTTAGCCGGCGAGCTGGAAGTTAATGTTGACCACGCCATCCCAATCGGTCGGTTGACCGTTGGACATCGCGGGCTGGAAACGCATACCCTGTACGGCTCGCACCGCTGCTTGATCCAGACCATGGCCAAGACCGCTCTGAACGCCAACCACGGAAACAGCTCCAGACGCTGTGACGTGAATTTTGACGTAAACGGTGCCTTCCAGGCGTAGACTTCGCGCTTCTTCTGTATATTGCGGCTTCGGTTTATAGAGCACCTTCGGCGCACTCTTGGCCGGACCGGCATTGACCTGGGCCTGCGGAATGGACGGAGGGGTGGGACCTTTGGCAATCGCAATGGCGCCCACGGGCTTGGCCGTCAGCGGGCCAGTACCACCGGGAACGCCTGTGCTGATGCCTTTAATCGGCTGTGGGGCATTGTCACGGCCGCCCATCTGGCCGTTCGGAGAGCCGGAACCAGCAATTGCAATCTTCGACGGCGGCCCAAATCCGGTATTGCCCGCTGGCATGCCCGGCGCGCCGCTATGGCCCAGGTTGACCGGCGATACGGCCGGACCGCTGGTGTTGTTAATCGGATTGGTCAGGTTGCCCAGACGAACTGCAGACGGATGAGCGTCATGGTTCGGTACCGACGCGGCCTGCGCAATGTTGACCGCTACCGGTTTCGGTGCGGGCGGAGGCGTTACGGCCTTCGGCGGCGCCGGCGTAATGATGGGCTGGGCCTTCAGAACGGGCTGCGGTTGGACCTTCGGCGGTTCCGGAACCTCAATCTTCGGAACGTTTGGCTGAATTTTCGGCGGCTCCACCTTCACCACCGGCGGCTTCGGGAGCTTCGGCGGCGGCACAGGTTTCGGCGGTTCCGGCGGCTTCACATTGTTAAATGTGATGGTCTTCTGTGCCTGCTGTTGAACGACATGTCTCGCCGTCAGGACGCTGATCCAGATGAGGAGCGCTGCCAGCGAGGTATTGATGAAAAACGCGGCAAAGAAGCGATTCTTGCGCTTCTCTGAATCTTCCATCACACCAAAAGTCTTAAAGGCTAAATCCCGTTGCGAAAGGAACGGTGTTGCCGGAGACGCAGTCTGGCCTCCGGGCACACGGT is a window encoding:
- a CDS encoding LysR family transcriptional regulator; this translates as MDLFALETFLAVAEERSFSRAAVRLHRTQPAVSQAISKLEGELGEALFDRGARDATLTDAGEVLREYAQKLLNLRVEARHALGELRSLHRGSLNLAANEYTCLYLLPVLDRFRRVHPRIKVTVQRSLASRIPDDVLLHSVEIGVLSFKPEDRALKSIVVYRDELAFVVNPRHPMAKTEEVSIRDLGGQHFVAHNVPSPQRDKVFEAFRRHRTNLLIDVELPSLEAVRRFVELGNGVALVPALTVERELKSGALTRVRVKELQMERKLRLVHRREANLSHAAIEFLRGVREYAEATEGSYCFLPERGD
- a CDS encoding outer membrane protein — its product is MKKTMWMCALLAGALAAHAQESRQDVSISALGNIPPQVNGRGIQVNADMALGALASYRFMLTPRSALEANYGFSQYMTQLRNTSFNTYQIHTRQQEISFGYVYSRNYRNYNPFAEVGIGAYVFSPIRDFDTQSLDAKRQMSLGGFFGAGVAYEISPSYDIRIGYRGAIVKTPSFKLPSDAYNTGRYEVISMPTLGVAYHF
- a CDS encoding 2-isopropylmalate synthase → MSTASDRVYFFDTTLRDGEQSPGCTMHHAEKLRFAHQLAALGVDIIEAGFPIASDGDFESVRAIASEVKGPRIAALARCKTIDVERAGKAIEPAASNRIHVFIASSDLHLEAKLRISRQQALDQAAECVRLARSYTDDVEFSAEDATRSDPDFLIQIVQAAIDAGATTINLPDTVGYSTPVEYCAMFEMVRGRIPNADKIIFSTHCHDDLGLAVINTVAGLQGGARQVEVAMHGIGERAGNASLEEVAAILKIRNDLYPYTNNLVLDQIGPTSRMLDEIISFTPSPNKAIVGKNAFAHASGIHQHGVLANPLTYEIMSAAHFGVNSNTIVLGKHSGRRALEHRLKELGFNLTKDELDQVYTRFTALADRKKDIYDQDITALVPQSATV
- the leuB gene encoding 3-isopropylmalate dehydrogenase — translated: MNLKIALLAGDGIGPEVTNEAVNMLNTVAAAGGHTFTYTSLLIGGAAIDAHGTPLPEATLKATLASDAALLGAVGDNKFNSLPPSERPEAGLLKIRAELGGFANLRPATAYKALADNSPLRPEITAGVDILFVRELLGGLYFGQPRAWDKTTDRAHNTMVYTRHEVERVAKIAFDIAAKRDKKKVTSVDKANVLECSQLWRAVVTEVAKDYPTVTLEHQLVDSMAIHLMNRPRDFDVVLTENLFGDILSDESGVITGSLGMLPSATLGGKVNLYEPVHGSAPDIAGQGKANPIGAILTAALVLRHSAGLNAEAKIIEDAVVKVLEAGYRTTDIARGDIAGQQTVSTSKMGQLILDQVTAELGAAAS
- a CDS encoding energy transducer TonB — encoded protein: MANEMPDHERNRVPGGQTASPATPFLSQRDLAFKTFGVMEDSEKRKNRFFAAFFINTSLAALLIWISVLTARHVVQQQAQKTITFNNVKPPEPPKPVPPPKLPKPPVVKVEPPKIQPNVPKIEVPEPPKVQPQPVLKAQPIITPAPPKAVTPPPAPKPVAVNIAQAASVPNHDAHPSAVRLGNLTNPINNTSGPAVSPVNLGHSGAPGMPAGNTGFGPPSKIAIAGSGSPNGQMGGRDNAPQPIKGISTGVPGGTGPLTAKPVGAIAIAKGPTPPSIPQAQVNAGPAKSAPKVLYKPKPQYTEEARSLRLEGTVYVKIHVTASGAVSVVGVQSGLGHGLDQAAVRAVQGMRFQPAMSNGQPTDWDGVVNINFQLAG
- a CDS encoding outer membrane beta-barrel protein — its product is MPLRRQKSKLAAVLATVFLCSHFPAHANGQAGTATAYRKADLQAGGYFTIVSSDYGPHYRGWGAYAAYDFKPHWGVEFNFRQANTPNNDKLYERTYELGGRYVILRKNRFNPYARVSYGRGVFNFPYDRANLAYNLMAFGGGLDYNLTRSINLRGDYDYQHWFSFPSSGSSLAPQAFSVGVAYHFH